A genome region from Deinococcus sp. KNUC1210 includes the following:
- the gnd gene encoding decarboxylating NADP(+)-dependent phosphogluconate dehydrogenase: MGENLILNMASKGFTVAAFNRTTSKVDEFISGRAKGQTILGADDLPTFVSLLKKPRKVMLMVKAGAPVDAFIEMVAPLLEEGDIIIDGGNTYYPDTVRREAALREKGLYFIGTGVSGGEEGALTGPSIMPGGSPEAWPFVKPIFQGIAAKVADGTPCCDWVGEGGAGHFVKMVHNGIEYADMQMIAEAYSLLSGTLGLAPAEIGKIFEEWNRGELDSYLIEITADILSKTDDQTGQPMVDVILDTAGQKGTGKWTSVTALDVGSPAATITEAVYARAISALKDERVAASKLLSGPAAQPAPDAAQFTEAVRQALYASKIAAYAQGFQLMALAARENGWKLDFGSIAMMWRGGCIIRAAFLDNIKQAYDADAELGNLLLAPYFAGIMASHQAAWRSVIATAVTGGVWVPAFSSALAYYDGYRSERLPANILQAQRDYFGAHTYERIDKARGEFFHTNWTGRGGTTASTTYNV; encoded by the coding sequence ATGGGTGAGAACCTGATTCTGAACATGGCGAGCAAGGGGTTCACGGTGGCGGCCTTCAACCGCACCACCAGCAAGGTCGATGAATTCATTTCGGGCCGCGCCAAGGGCCAGACGATTCTGGGAGCCGACGACCTGCCCACCTTCGTCAGCCTGCTGAAGAAGCCGCGCAAGGTCATGCTGATGGTCAAGGCGGGCGCACCGGTCGATGCCTTTATCGAGATGGTGGCGCCGCTGCTCGAAGAGGGCGACATCATCATCGACGGCGGCAACACCTACTATCCCGACACCGTGCGCCGCGAGGCCGCGCTGCGCGAGAAGGGGCTGTACTTCATCGGAACCGGGGTTTCCGGCGGGGAAGAGGGCGCACTCACCGGCCCCAGCATCATGCCCGGCGGCAGCCCCGAGGCGTGGCCCTTCGTCAAGCCGATCTTTCAGGGCATCGCCGCGAAAGTGGCAGACGGCACGCCCTGCTGCGACTGGGTGGGCGAGGGCGGCGCGGGCCACTTCGTCAAGATGGTGCACAACGGCATCGAGTACGCCGATATGCAGATGATTGCGGAGGCGTACAGCCTGTTGTCGGGCACGCTGGGGCTGGCTCCTGCCGAGATCGGCAAGATTTTTGAAGAGTGGAACCGGGGCGAACTCGACAGCTACCTGATCGAGATCACCGCCGATATCCTCTCCAAGACCGACGACCAGACCGGACAGCCGATGGTAGACGTGATTCTGGACACCGCCGGGCAGAAGGGCACCGGCAAATGGACGAGTGTGACGGCACTCGACGTGGGCAGCCCCGCCGCGACCATCACCGAGGCGGTGTATGCCCGCGCCATCAGCGCCCTGAAGGACGAGCGGGTGGCGGCCAGCAAGCTGCTGAGCGGCCCGGCGGCCCAGCCCGCCCCCGACGCGGCGCAGTTCACCGAAGCTGTGCGGCAGGCGCTGTACGCTTCCAAGATCGCGGCGTATGCCCAGGGCTTTCAGCTGATGGCGCTGGCTGCCCGTGAGAACGGCTGGAAGCTCGATTTCGGCAGCATCGCGATGATGTGGCGCGGCGGCTGCATCATCCGGGCGGCCTTCCTCGACAACATCAAGCAGGCCTACGACGCCGACGCCGAGCTGGGAAACCTGCTGCTGGCTCCGTATTTCGCGGGCATCATGGCAAGTCATCAGGCGGCCTGGCGCAGCGTGATCGCCACGGCTGTGACGGGCGGCGTGTGGGTGCCCGCTTTCTCCAGCGCCCTGGCCTACTACGACGGCTACCGCAGTGAGCGTCTGCCCGCCAATATCCTTCAGGCCCAGCGCGATTACTTCGGCGCACACACCTATGAGCGCATCGACAAAGCACGCGGCGAATTCTTCCATACCAACTGGACCGGACGCGGCGGCACGACTGCCAGCACGACCTACAACGTCTGA
- a CDS encoding MDR family MFS transporter codes for MTQAAPPNLDPKDRINYAEVLDFPTKRLILIGTLLGLFLAALDQTIVATAMPRIAKDLNGLNLYSWVTTIYLLASTAMVPIYGKLSDIYGRKRVLLFGIVVFLLGSALCGMAGESFFGNLFGGGMMQLIVFRGLQGFGGAALTSVAFSIIADIFAPAERGRYQGLFGAVFGLSSVIGPLLGGFLTDNVSWRWVFYVNLPIGLIALYFIATKMPRLASGLKPKIDYIGAILVIVFSVPLLLGLTFGADSNYGWTSPTVLTLFAVSVVALIAFLFVESRHESPILPLTLFHNPTFAWGVLARFFIGAAFLGAILFLSLYLVNVQGVSATKAGTATIPLTMGLIFGAVMSGQLASRLGYYKMLIIIGLCLMMGGFFLLSTLTADTPYVRVILYMVVLGLGIGPALPLFNLAIQNAVKPWEIGVATSSGQFFQQMGSTIGTAVFGAILSATLAPGIASNLKAAETGQPAAVVAQLESTRQKITSASGASANASRSGSTGPTFEQVAAQITAGINTQFSSISAAVKSGDPAKFSAVVNNPALPAQLREGLSRIPAQAIQSPQGQQQILNTLKTSQTTATTAALKVARTTYDLSSRATKVAFASTVSRIYLISIFVALLALLAVLPMPNLRMPKKGEGGGGERPGALAAMEG; via the coding sequence ATGACGCAAGCTGCTCCACCCAATCTCGACCCGAAAGACCGCATCAACTACGCCGAGGTGCTCGACTTTCCGACCAAGCGCCTCATCTTGATCGGTACGCTGCTGGGCCTGTTCCTGGCGGCGCTCGATCAGACCATCGTGGCGACCGCCATGCCGCGCATCGCCAAAGATCTGAACGGCCTGAACCTGTACAGCTGGGTCACGACCATCTATCTGCTCGCCAGCACCGCGATGGTGCCGATCTACGGCAAGCTCTCCGACATCTATGGCCGGAAGCGCGTGCTGCTGTTCGGCATCGTGGTCTTCCTGCTCGGCTCGGCGCTGTGCGGGATGGCGGGCGAGAGCTTCTTCGGCAATCTGTTCGGCGGCGGCATGATGCAGCTCATCGTGTTCCGTGGCCTTCAGGGCTTCGGCGGCGCAGCCCTCACGTCGGTGGCGTTCTCGATCATCGCCGACATCTTCGCGCCCGCCGAACGTGGCCGCTATCAGGGTCTGTTTGGCGCGGTCTTCGGCCTGAGCAGCGTGATCGGGCCGCTGCTGGGCGGCTTCCTGACCGACAACGTGTCGTGGCGCTGGGTGTTCTACGTCAATCTGCCCATCGGTCTGATCGCGCTGTATTTCATCGCCACCAAGATGCCGCGCCTCGCCAGTGGCCTGAAGCCCAAGATCGACTATATCGGGGCCATTCTGGTGATCGTGTTCAGTGTGCCGCTGCTGCTGGGCCTCACCTTCGGTGCAGACAGCAACTACGGCTGGACGAGCCCCACCGTGCTGACGCTGTTCGCCGTCTCGGTGGTGGCGCTGATCGCCTTCCTGTTCGTGGAATCGCGCCACGAAAGCCCGATTCTTCCCCTCACCCTCTTCCACAACCCGACGTTCGCATGGGGCGTGCTGGCCCGCTTCTTCATCGGTGCGGCCTTCCTGGGCGCGATCCTGTTCCTCAGCCTGTATCTGGTGAACGTGCAGGGCGTGAGCGCTACCAAAGCCGGAACCGCCACCATTCCGCTCACCATGGGTCTGATCTTCGGAGCGGTCATGAGCGGTCAGCTCGCGTCGCGTCTGGGTTACTACAAGATGCTGATCATCATCGGCCTGTGCCTGATGATGGGCGGATTCTTCCTGCTTTCGACCCTGACCGCCGACACCCCGTATGTCCGCGTCATCCTGTACATGGTCGTCCTGGGTCTGGGCATCGGCCCGGCGCTGCCGCTCTTCAACCTCGCCATTCAGAACGCCGTCAAGCCCTGGGAAATCGGCGTGGCGACCAGCAGCGGGCAGTTCTTTCAGCAGATGGGCAGCACCATCGGCACCGCCGTCTTCGGCGCCATCCTGAGCGCGACCCTGGCCCCCGGCATCGCCTCCAACCTGAAGGCCGCCGAGACCGGACAGCCCGCTGCCGTCGTGGCGCAGCTCGAAAGCACCCGCCAGAAGATCACCAGTGCCTCGGGTGCGTCGGCCAATGCCAGCCGCTCGGGCAGCACCGGCCCCACCTTCGAGCAGGTCGCGGCCCAGATCACGGCAGGCATCAACACCCAGTTTTCGAGCATCTCGGCGGCTGTCAAGTCGGGCGATCCGGCCAAGTTCAGCGCTGTGGTCAACAATCCCGCGCTCCCTGCCCAGCTGCGTGAAGGTCTGAGCCGCATTCCCGCGCAGGCGATCCAGAGTCCGCAGGGTCAGCAGCAGATTCTGAACACCCTGAAGACCTCCCAGACCACCGCGACCACCGCTGCCCTGAAGGTGGCCCGCACCACCTACGACCTGAGCAGCCGCGCAACCAAGGTGGCGTTTGCCAGCACCGTCAGCCGCATCTACCTGATCAGCATCTTCGTGGCGCTGCTGGCACTGCTGGCCGTGCTGCCGATGCCTAACCTGAGAATGCCCAAGAAGGGTGAGGGCGGCGGCGGCGAGCGTCCCGGCGCACTGGCCGCGATGGAAGGCTGA
- a CDS encoding MarR family winged helix-turn-helix transcriptional regulator encodes MSFTQMTAMYKVRAFAPISVTLLAEHLGVSLPATSQLIQELVRRELMERRENPDNRREKLLALSEKGQQFLSIKERAMVGAYTEVFGGVDAATLIGAEQAITALISQARPLRQESACPALCVPPPAPPKEPPRALAPDVRKENV; translated from the coding sequence GTGAGTTTTACCCAGATGACCGCCATGTACAAGGTGCGGGCTTTTGCACCGATCAGTGTCACGCTGCTGGCAGAGCACCTGGGTGTGAGCCTGCCCGCGACCAGTCAGCTGATTCAGGAACTGGTGCGGCGTGAACTGATGGAACGCCGGGAAAACCCTGACAATCGCCGTGAAAAATTGTTGGCGCTCAGCGAGAAGGGACAGCAGTTTCTGAGCATCAAGGAGCGGGCGATGGTCGGAGCGTATACCGAAGTGTTCGGAGGCGTGGACGCTGCTACGCTGATCGGCGCTGAACAGGCGATCACGGCTCTGATCTCGCAGGCCCGCCCGCTCCGACAGGAAAGCGCCTGTCCTGCCCTCTGCGTGCCGCCCCCCGCACCACCGAAGGAACCGCCCCGCGCTCTCGCCCCCGATGTTCGCAAGGAGAACGTATGA
- the icd gene encoding NADP-dependent isocitrate dehydrogenase, with translation MTTHISVPEGEKITMQDGILSVPNNPIVPFVEGDGTGPDIWAASVRVLDAAVSKAYGDERKISWMEVYAGEKATQVYGENEWLPEETLQAFRDYLVGIKGPLTTPVGGGIRSINVALRQELDLYACLRPVQYFTGVPSPVKHPEQVDMTIFRENTEDIYAGIEYQAGTPQAAKMRDFLVNEMGVTKIRFPDTSSFGVKPVSKEGTERLVRAAIQYALDNGRKSVTIVHKGNIMKFTEGSFRDWAYDLAKTEFGGVEIDGGPWQKLPGGIVIKDVIADAFLQQIILRPAEYDVIATLNLNGDYISDALAAQVGGIGIAPGANINYITGHAIFEATHGTAPKYAGKNVINPSSVILSGEMLLRHLGWNEAADLILSSISKTIGQKTVTYDFARLMEGANEVGTSDFGDALIANM, from the coding sequence ATGACAACCCATATCTCAGTTCCCGAAGGCGAGAAGATCACCATGCAGGACGGCATTCTGAGCGTGCCGAACAACCCCATCGTGCCGTTTGTCGAGGGCGACGGCACCGGCCCCGACATCTGGGCTGCCAGCGTGCGCGTGCTCGACGCTGCCGTGAGCAAGGCCTACGGCGACGAGCGCAAGATTTCCTGGATGGAAGTGTACGCGGGCGAGAAGGCGACCCAGGTCTACGGTGAAAACGAGTGGCTGCCCGAAGAGACGCTTCAGGCGTTCCGCGATTATCTGGTGGGCATCAAGGGGCCACTGACCACACCCGTCGGCGGCGGTATTCGCAGCATCAACGTGGCGCTGCGCCAGGAACTCGACCTGTACGCCTGCCTGCGCCCGGTGCAGTACTTTACTGGCGTGCCCAGCCCGGTCAAGCACCCGGAGCAGGTCGATATGACCATCTTCCGCGAGAACACCGAAGATATCTATGCGGGCATCGAGTACCAGGCGGGCACGCCCCAGGCCGCCAAGATGCGTGACTTTCTGGTCAACGAGATGGGCGTCACGAAGATCCGCTTTCCCGATACCAGCAGCTTCGGCGTGAAGCCGGTCAGCAAGGAAGGCACCGAGCGCCTGGTGCGCGCCGCCATCCAGTACGCGCTGGACAACGGGCGCAAGAGCGTCACCATCGTGCACAAGGGCAACATCATGAAGTTCACGGAAGGCTCGTTCCGCGACTGGGCCTACGACCTCGCCAAGACCGAATTCGGCGGCGTGGAGATCGACGGAGGCCCGTGGCAGAAGCTGCCGGGCGGCATCGTCATCAAGGACGTGATCGCGGACGCCTTCCTCCAGCAGATCATCCTGCGCCCCGCCGAATACGACGTGATCGCCACGCTGAACCTGAACGGCGACTACATCTCGGACGCGCTGGCAGCCCAGGTGGGCGGCATCGGCATCGCGCCGGGCGCAAACATCAACTACATCACCGGGCACGCCATCTTCGAGGCCACCCACGGCACCGCCCCCAAATATGCGGGCAAGAACGTCATCAACCCCAGCAGCGTGATTCTGAGCGGCGAGATGCTGCTGCGCCACCTGGGCTGGAACGAGGCCGCCGACCTGATTCTGAGCAGCATCAGCAAGACCATCGGGCAGAAGACCGTGACCTACGACTTCGCCCGCCTGATGGAAGGCGCGAACGAGGTCGGCACGAGCGACTTCGGTGACGCCCTGATCGCCAACATGTAA
- a CDS encoding class I SAM-dependent methyltransferase: MPERPLQQTDNTARFTTRADAYSNGRPGYPAALGELLRGRGLLSAGVADIGAGTGLFTRLLLESGAAVSAVEPNEAMRAALTQNLSSPRLHVLDGTSRATGLASASVGLITAAQAAHWFEPLPTLQEFRRIVKAGGSLLLVWNDWRGSARSGFTAVYGEMTARFADNLPEQVSRLPDEELNIYFPSGHEHLTFANPLALSRERLQALAESVSYLPQPGTPAHAQMTRTLDSAFEQHAHAETVTLEYVTHAYLGTLGS, translated from the coding sequence ATGCCTGAGCGCCCTTTACAGCAGACAGACAACACGGCCCGCTTTACCACCCGTGCGGACGCCTACTCCAATGGGCGGCCCGGCTATCCGGCAGCGCTGGGCGAACTGCTGCGCGGCAGGGGCCTGCTGAGCGCTGGCGTGGCCGACATCGGTGCGGGCACCGGCCTGTTTACCCGGCTGCTGCTGGAGTCTGGCGCTGCCGTGAGCGCCGTGGAACCCAACGAGGCCATGCGTGCGGCGCTGACCCAGAACCTCTCGTCGCCCCGGCTGCACGTGCTGGACGGTACATCGCGGGCCACCGGACTGGCGAGCGCGTCGGTGGGCCTGATCACGGCGGCGCAGGCAGCCCACTGGTTCGAGCCGCTGCCCACCCTGCAGGAATTCCGCCGCATCGTGAAAGCAGGCGGCTCGCTGCTGCTCGTCTGGAACGACTGGCGCGGCAGTGCCCGGAGCGGCTTCACGGCCGTGTACGGCGAGATGACGGCCCGCTTCGCAGACAACCTGCCCGAACAGGTTTCGCGGCTGCCCGACGAAGAGCTGAACATCTATTTTCCCAGTGGTCATGAGCATCTGACCTTTGCCAACCCGCTGGCGCTGAGCCGCGAACGCCTGCAGGCGCTGGCAGAGAGCGTGTCGTACCTGCCACAGCCTGGAACGCCCGCACATGCCCAGATGACGCGCACGCTAGACAGCGCCTTCGAGCAGCATGCACACGCCGAAACCGTGACGCTGGAGTATGTGACGCACGCGTATCTGGGAACGCTGGGAAGCTAA
- a CDS encoding response regulator: protein MKVLLVEDDRWVARVNQGLLEQGGAEVVGVAGTVQEALRLVAQLQPDLLLLDVYLPDGTGVEVLLALRAAGHLLDVIMLTAADDLTTVRQALALGALDYIIKPFEQSRLQESLERVSSRRRLSGPALTQQRLDRFLGLPGAALPKGIEEGTLGRIRAMLEAEPQALSAEDVGAGIGVSRVTAWRYLEYLLAQDVLELDFSYGLPGRPSKLYRRRRGRGQQD, encoded by the coding sequence ATGAAGGTGTTGCTGGTCGAGGATGACCGCTGGGTGGCGCGGGTGAACCAGGGACTGCTGGAACAGGGCGGGGCCGAGGTGGTGGGCGTTGCGGGCACGGTGCAGGAAGCGCTGAGACTGGTGGCGCAGCTTCAGCCCGATCTGCTGCTGCTCGACGTGTACCTGCCCGATGGCACGGGCGTCGAGGTGCTGCTGGCGCTGCGGGCCGCCGGACACCTCCTCGACGTGATCATGCTGACCGCCGCCGACGACCTGACGACGGTGCGGCAGGCGCTGGCCCTGGGCGCACTCGATTACATCATCAAACCGTTCGAGCAGTCGCGGCTTCAGGAGTCGCTGGAGCGGGTCAGCAGTCGGCGCAGGCTCTCCGGCCCGGCCCTGACGCAGCAGCGCCTCGACCGTTTCCTGGGATTGCCGGGCGCGGCGCTCCCCAAAGGCATCGAGGAAGGCACGCTGGGACGTATCCGCGCCATGCTGGAAGCAGAGCCACAGGCTCTCAGCGCAGAGGATGTCGGCGCAGGCATCGGGGTCAGCCGCGTGACGGCGTGGCGGTATCTGGAGTATCTGCTCGCCCAGGACGTGCTGGAGCTTGATTTCAGTTACGGACTGCCGGGGCGACCTTCCAAGCTGTACCGTCGCCGCCGGGGCAGGGGGCAGCAGGACTGA
- a CDS encoding sensor histidine kinase, translating to MNAYVNRLRARVGADYIVVGDVHGIRLAHPNADRLGKPMEGGDNAQPLAGHEIVNTATGSLGLAVRGKVPIRSASGRVVGVVSTGYLMPRVRLLALRVARAILPWFLLTLGLGTLGALLIARLLKRQILNLEPEQIAALVGQHRAVLAALREGVIAVDAAGNVTLANDNAAELLGRQLSSTDLAMRPPLLQALWPELWAVDLGSPLRNLGLQLHGQPVIVNVEPLHGGGFVASFRDRAEVVRLAEELTQVRGFVEVLRAQTHEHLNRMHTISGLLQLGRPDEAIKVVREEVRRDSDLRELLRGIQVPRLAALLTGKRDRAAELGLNFMVEPGSELSARWESAGEALLTAAGNLIENAFEALRGAGGGTVTLSVGEDPEGMQLEVTDDGPGVPEDIVPQLFERGTSSRGQGRGYGLTNVSTRVTALGGDVRYLRRGPLTVFQVSLPVGAAGPAALPPVVPGLPGKVPR from the coding sequence ATGAACGCCTACGTCAATCGTCTTCGGGCGCGGGTCGGAGCCGATTACATCGTGGTGGGTGATGTACACGGCATCCGGCTGGCTCATCCGAACGCCGACCGACTGGGCAAGCCGATGGAAGGAGGCGACAATGCACAGCCACTGGCCGGACATGAAATCGTGAACACTGCCACCGGGTCACTGGGTCTGGCAGTGCGCGGCAAGGTGCCGATCCGTTCGGCGTCGGGCCGCGTGGTGGGCGTGGTCAGCACCGGGTATCTGATGCCGCGTGTACGGCTCCTGGCGCTGCGGGTGGCGCGGGCCATCCTGCCCTGGTTCCTGCTGACGCTGGGTCTGGGAACGCTGGGCGCACTCCTGATCGCCCGCCTGCTCAAACGTCAGATTCTGAATCTGGAGCCGGAGCAGATCGCTGCGCTCGTCGGGCAACATCGGGCGGTCCTGGCCGCCCTGCGCGAAGGCGTGATCGCTGTAGACGCTGCCGGAAACGTGACGCTCGCCAACGACAACGCCGCTGAACTGCTGGGCAGACAGCTGAGCAGCACGGATCTCGCCATGCGCCCGCCGCTGTTGCAGGCTCTGTGGCCCGAACTGTGGGCCGTCGATCTGGGGTCGCCTCTCAGGAATCTGGGTCTGCAACTGCACGGTCAGCCGGTGATCGTGAATGTCGAGCCGCTTCATGGGGGCGGATTCGTCGCCAGTTTCCGCGACCGCGCCGAGGTGGTGCGGCTGGCAGAGGAGCTGACGCAGGTGCGCGGATTTGTCGAGGTGCTGCGTGCCCAGACCCACGAACACCTCAACCGCATGCACACCATCAGCGGACTGCTGCAACTGGGCCGCCCCGACGAGGCGATCAAAGTGGTGCGCGAGGAAGTGCGCCGTGACAGCGATCTGCGCGAGCTGCTGCGCGGCATCCAGGTGCCCCGGCTGGCGGCCCTGCTGACCGGCAAGCGCGACCGGGCCGCCGAACTGGGGCTGAATTTTATGGTGGAACCCGGTTCCGAGCTTTCGGCCCGCTGGGAATCGGCAGGCGAGGCGCTGCTCACGGCAGCGGGCAATCTGATCGAGAACGCCTTCGAGGCGTTGCGTGGAGCCGGGGGCGGCACCGTCACGCTGTCGGTGGGCGAGGACCCGGAAGGCATGCAGCTGGAAGTGACCGACGACGGGCCGGGCGTACCGGAAGACATCGTGCCGCAGCTGTTCGAGCGCGGCACCAGCAGCCGGGGCCAGGGGCGCGGCTACGGTCTCACCAACGTGAGCACCCGCGTGACCGCGCTGGGCGGTGACGTGCGCTATCTGCGGCGCGGCCCGCTCACGGTCTTTCAGGTCAGTCTGCCTGTCGGGGCTGCCGGGCCTGCTGCGCTGCCGCCCGTGGTGCCGGGGTTGCCGGGCAAGGTGCCCCGATGA
- a CDS encoding ABC transporter ATP-binding protein — protein sequence MSTLAIENLGKILGGNTILDGLNLTVETGEIVALLGPSGSGKTTLLRCISGLESPDAGRISIDGRPVYDAAARVNVPPEGRQLGLVFQSYALWPHKTVAQNVAFGLEQRRVPRSDIASRVTKVLGEIGLGTLGERYPGQLSGGQQQRVSLARAFVTEPVLLLLDEPLSNLDAKLREHARAWLREALKASGKTAIFVTHDQSEAMAIADRVAILRGGKLAQYAPPETVYDHPNSLFVADFIGNPNIMDAAAVSTDGKRVRVSVNGATLEGMGVHDTELGGKVRAVIRQEHLELGQPGGENTFPARHVNSIFLGPVWEHWVEVGSDRLRFHSPQKVTGEMLTMHVPVEKLLVFH from the coding sequence ATGAGTACCCTCGCAATCGAAAACCTGGGCAAGATTCTGGGTGGCAATACCATCCTGGACGGCCTGAATCTGACGGTCGAAACCGGCGAGATCGTGGCGCTGCTGGGACCCTCGGGCAGCGGCAAGACCACGCTGCTGCGCTGTATCAGCGGGCTGGAGTCGCCCGACGCGGGGCGCATCAGCATCGACGGACGCCCGGTGTACGACGCTGCTGCGCGGGTCAATGTGCCGCCGGAAGGTCGCCAGCTTGGGCTGGTCTTCCAGAGTTACGCGCTCTGGCCGCATAAAACCGTGGCTCAGAATGTGGCCTTCGGACTGGAACAGCGCAGAGTTCCCCGTTCCGATATCGCTTCGCGGGTCACGAAGGTGCTGGGCGAGATCGGGCTGGGAACGCTGGGCGAGCGCTATCCCGGCCAGCTGTCGGGCGGGCAACAGCAGCGGGTTTCGCTGGCCCGCGCCTTCGTGACCGAACCCGTGCTGCTGCTGCTCGACGAGCCGCTCAGCAACCTGGATGCCAAGCTGCGCGAACATGCCCGTGCGTGGCTGCGTGAAGCGCTCAAGGCCAGCGGCAAGACCGCCATCTTCGTGACGCACGACCAGTCGGAGGCGATGGCGATTGCCGACCGGGTCGCCATTCTGCGCGGCGGCAAGCTGGCCCAGTACGCCCCGCCCGAGACCGTCTACGATCATCCGAATTCGCTGTTCGTGGCCGACTTTATCGGCAACCCGAACATCATGGACGCGGCTGCGGTGAGCACCGATGGCAAGCGGGTGCGCGTGAGCGTGAACGGAGCCACCCTGGAAGGCATGGGCGTCCACGACACCGAACTGGGCGGCAAGGTGCGTGCCGTCATCCGTCAGGAGCACCTGGAACTGGGGCAGCCCGGCGGCGAAAACACCTTCCCGGCCCGCCACGTCAACTCGATTTTTCTGGGACCTGTGTGGGAACACTGGGTCGAAGTCGGGTCGGACAGGCTGCGCTTTCACAGCCCGCAGAAGGTGACGGGCGAGATGTTGACGATGCATGTGCCTGTGGAGAAGTTGTTGGTGTTTCACTGA
- a CDS encoding iron ABC transporter permease: protein MTAQPSKASTPGVVRPPLPLGWWLLMAAVGLAVLSPLLLLLWQSLLNNPFFAPVKTVGVSAYTQVLSDPAFWRAFGNSGVLALAMIFIAVPLGALLAFLVTKTDLPFAKVFEVLLLTPIFVSPIVLGVGFIVSLGPSGFVSAWFKALFHLDAAPWSVYTLPAIALIAGLTHVPYVYLYVSTTMKNLDASLEEAARLSGAGVWKVMTAVTLPLVRPALVYSAMLMLLLGFEIFGLPLVLGDARGVDVITTYLYRLTAITGVPAYGPMAVVAMILICMALVIVFMQRFLTRTSGSYVSLGSKGYRAERLKLGGLRWPLALIISAYLLYAVVTPMAGVLLRSLVRSWGPGVNLFSALTLANYQSIFSTPDLARSVLNTLMVALVGGAAAVAVYLFVALGIQRAPKGVSRTLDYLAGLPRAVPGLIMGLALFWLFIFVPVLKPIRPTLLSIAIAYTIVWMPYGVRLITAALGQVSRDLEEAARISGATATGAFVRATLPVLRPGLIAAWLLIFMQFVREYSSGVYLLSPGTEVLGAQIVQLWSTGAVDAIAALSSLQIIIIVAVYAIATRIGVRPG from the coding sequence ATGACAGCGCAGCCTTCCAAAGCGTCCACGCCAGGGGTGGTTCGCCCACCTCTGCCGCTGGGCTGGTGGCTGCTGATGGCAGCGGTGGGCCTCGCGGTGCTGTCGCCGCTGCTGCTGCTGCTGTGGCAGAGCCTGCTGAACAATCCGTTCTTTGCGCCGGTCAAGACGGTGGGCGTCTCGGCGTACACCCAGGTACTCAGCGACCCGGCCTTCTGGCGGGCCTTCGGCAACAGCGGCGTGCTGGCCCTCGCCATGATCTTCATCGCGGTGCCGCTGGGTGCGCTGCTGGCCTTCCTGGTCACCAAGACCGATCTGCCGTTTGCCAAGGTCTTCGAGGTGCTGCTGCTCACGCCGATCTTCGTGTCGCCCATCGTGCTGGGCGTGGGCTTCATCGTGTCGCTGGGGCCGAGCGGCTTCGTCAGTGCGTGGTTTAAAGCGCTGTTTCATCTCGATGCTGCGCCCTGGTCGGTGTATACCCTGCCCGCCATCGCGCTGATCGCCGGTCTGACGCACGTGCCCTACGTGTACCTGTACGTGTCCACGACCATGAAAAATCTCGATGCCAGCCTGGAAGAAGCGGCGCGGCTGAGCGGGGCAGGCGTATGGAAGGTGATGACGGCGGTGACGCTGCCGCTGGTGCGCCCGGCCCTGGTGTACAGCGCCATGCTGATGCTGCTGCTGGGCTTCGAGATCTTCGGCCTGCCGCTGGTGCTGGGCGATGCACGCGGCGTCGACGTCATCACGACGTATCTGTATCGCCTGACCGCCATCACGGGTGTGCCCGCATATGGTCCGATGGCCGTGGTCGCCATGATCCTGATCTGTATGGCGCTGGTGATCGTGTTCATGCAGCGGTTTCTGACGCGCACCAGTGGCAGCTACGTTTCACTGGGGTCGAAGGGCTACCGCGCCGAGCGCCTGAAGCTGGGCGGTCTGCGCTGGCCGCTGGCGCTGATCATTTCGGCGTATCTGCTGTACGCGGTGGTCACGCCGATGGCAGGTGTGCTGCTCAGAAGTCTGGTGCGCTCGTGGGGGCCGGGTGTGAACCTGTTCAGCGCCCTGACCCTCGCCAACTATCAGTCGATCTTCAGCACGCCCGATCTGGCCCGCAGCGTCCTGAATACGCTGATGGTGGCGCTGGTAGGCGGCGCGGCAGCAGTGGCGGTGTACCTGTTCGTGGCGCTGGGCATTCAGCGTGCGCCCAAGGGAGTCAGCCGCACGCTCGATTATCTGGCGGGTCTGCCCAGAGCGGTGCCCGGCCTGATCATGGGTCTGGCGCTATTCTGGCTGTTCATCTTCGTACCGGTACTCAAGCCGATTCGCCCCACGCTGCTCAGCATCGCCATCGCGTACACGATTGTCTGGATGCCCTACGGCGTGCGTCTGATCACGGCGGCGCTGGGGCAGGTCAGCCGCGATCTGGAAGAGGCCGCCCGTATCAGCGGAGCCACAGCCACCGGCGCGTTTGTGCGGGCCACGCTGCCCGTGCTGCGCCCCGGCCTGATCGCCGCGTGGCTGCTGATCTTCATGCAGTTCGTGCGCGAGTATTCCAGCGGCGTGTACCTGCTGAGTCCCGGTACCGAGGTGCTGGGCGCTCAGATCGTGCAGCTCTGGAGTACCGGAGCCGTCGATGCGATCGCGGCGCTGTCGAGCCTTCAGATCATCATCATCGTGGCCGTGTACGCCATCGCCACACGTATCGGGGTTCGTCCGGGCTGA